In Pseudomonas flavescens, the sequence GCACGCCCAGGCGGCGCAGCAGATAAGGCCGCGCCAGCAGGCCGAAGGTCACCAGGGTCGATGCCGGGTTACCGGGCAGGCCGATCACCGGGCGGCCACGGAACTTACCGACGGTGAGCGGCTTGCCGGGCTTGATCGCCAGCTTCCACAGGGCCAGCTCGCCAGCCTCACGCAAGGCGATGCCGAGAAAGTCCGCCTCGCCCACCGACACACCGCCGGTGGACAGAATCAGGTCGACATCCTGCAAGGCACCGAGGGCCTCGCGCGTACGCTCGAGATCATCCACCAGAATGCCAGCATCGATCACCTCGCAGCCCAGGCGCTGCAACCAGGCGACCAGCAGGTAACGGTTACTGTTGTAGATCTGCCCGGCGCCCAGCAGCTGCCCCGGCTCGACCAGCTCATCACCGGTGGAGAGCACCGCCACCCGCGGCTTGCGACGCACCGGCAGTTGCGCCAGGCCAATCGACGCCGCCAACCCCAGCTCCACCGGGCCCAACCGCGTACCGGCGGTCAGCAGGGTTTCACCCTTGCGGTTCTCCTGCCCCTGGGGGCGGATGTTCTGGGCGAGCTTCAGGGCCTGATCGAAGTGCACGCGACCGTCATCAGCCACGCTGACGTTTTCCTGCATCTCCACCGTGTCGGCACCGAGCGGCACCGGCGCGCCGGTGAAGATCCGCGCACAGGTACCGGGCTGCAGCGCCTCCGGGGCGGTACCCGCGAGGATGCGCTGGCTGATCGGCAGCGCCTCGCCCTGCCAGTCGGCCAGGCGCAGCGCGTAGCCGTCCATGGCACTGTTGGGCCATGGCGGCAGATCCAGGCCGGCGATCATCGGTTGGGCCAGCACACGGCCATCGGCGTCGGCCAGATCGACCAGCTCCTGCCCCTCGATGGGCGTGGCCTCGGCCAGTGCCAGCAGACGCTGCAGCGCCTGCTCCACCGGCATCAGCGGCGAATGCGGCTCGCTCATCCGCGGCTCTCGCAGGGCGCAGCGAGCTTGAGGTGCGGCACGAAGTTGCACGGGCGATGGCGGGCGTCGAGCTGCTCGGCCAGGATGCCGTCCCAGCCGGTGCGGCAAGCGTTGGTCGAGCCAGGCAGGCAACAGACCAGCGTGCCGTTGGCGAGGCCGGCCAGTGCCCGGGACTGAATGGTCGAGGTGCCGATGTCGGTGGTGGAGATCTGCCGGAACAGCTCGCCGAAGCCGTCGACCTGTTTGTCCAGCAGGCAGGCCACCGCTTCCGGCGTGCTGTCACGCCCGGTGAAGCCGGTGCCGCCGGTGATCAGCACGACCTGCACCACGTCTTCGGCGATCCAGGTGGCGACCTGGGCGCGGATCTTGTACAGATCGTCTTTCAGCAGTACGCGCTCGGCGAGGTTGTGGCCGGCCGCTTTCAAGCGGTCGACGAACAGTTGCCCGGAGGTATCGGTTTCCAGCGTGCGGGTATCGCTGACGGTCAGAACGGCGATATTCAGGGGCACGAATGGCGCATCGGCCTTGTGGCTCATGGCAGGCTTCCAGTTGTCGTGAACAATGGCCGGTGTTATACCACAGCGCCACCTCCAGAGACCCTGCCATGCCTACCTCAGCCCCGCCCCAAAGCCTCTCGGTGGTCCTGCTCGCAGGCGGCCGCGGCCAGCGCATGGGGGGCCGCGACAAGGGCCTGGTGCAGTGGCAGGAGCGCCCGATGATCGCCTGGCTGCACGACCAGGTTCGCCCCCTCACCGACGACCTGATCATCTCCTGCAACCGTAACCATGACGCCTATGCGCCCTACGCCGACCGCCTCGTTGGCGATGACAGCGCAGACTACCCCGGCCCCCTGGCCGGCATCCGCGCCGCCCTGCAGATCGCCCGCCACCCTCTCCTGCTGGTGCTGCCCTGTGACGCACCCCGGGTAGACCGCAGCCTGCTCGACGAACTTATCGCGCTGGCCGGCGAGCGCCCGGTGATGGCCAAGCGCGACGGCCACTGGGAACCGCTGTTCGCGGTCGTCCCGCGCAGCCTGCTGCCCTCTCTGGAGCAGGCCTGGCAGGCGGGCCAGCGCAGCACACAGCGCTGGCTGCACGATCACCAGCCCGTGGCGCTAACCTGCGCGCCAGACGATCCGCGCCTGAGCAACGTCAATTCACCGCAGCTTCTCGAATAGATCGCGCTTGCGAGTCAGCCAGCCGAGTGGATAAATAGGGTGGAACTTGGGGTCGCCGTGCTCGTCTTAGCCCAAGTAATCATTCAGCTTCGATTTAAGGAGACATGTCATGAAGCAACGGACTACCGCTGCATTTCTACTCGCGTTCGGCCTGGTTACTCTGGCCGGTTGTTCCACGCCTTCGGTCATCACCCTGAACGATGGCCGGGAAATCCAGACCGTAGATCGCCCTGATTTCGACGACGACACTGGCTTCTACGAATTCGAACAACTGGATGGCAAGCGCACCAAGGTCAACAAAGATCAGGTTCGTACCGTCAAAGAGCTGTAAGCACCGTTGACCCATCGCGGGCGCAGGCTTCAGGCGCTGCGCCCCGATCAAAAATTTTGCGCTAACCCCTTGTGCTGCAAAACTTTTTCAGTACAATTCGGCGCATTCGGAGTGTAGCGCAGCTTGGTAGCGCGTCTCGTTCGGGACGAGAAGGTCGCAGGTTCGAATCCTGTCTCTCCGACCAAATCCCAGTTTCCAGCAGCCCTGCGCTGCTCGCGAAACACCTCGACAAAGCCCGCCTTGTGCGGGCTTTGTCGTATCTGGCTGTTTCTCCTCGCCTCCCCCGGTATTTGGCCGGCAAGACGATTGGATCGTGGGCGTGATTTGGTGGGAGATGGTCGCTGTTGGCGTAAGGATCGTTGGCTAGAGCTAGGCCACAGGACTGGTATCTCCTTACCTGCTTACCATGAGATGAAATTCGAACTGGCTGAAACCGTGTGCTGCCAGGACACCACCGGCAGCAATCGGCCAAAAGCGGACAGATAGATCGACTCTAAATACAAGTGCTACTGAGGATGGGGAGACGTCGCATGCCCTTTAATCGCGCTTGTCGATGGGGCATATTCGTGTGCATAACGCCTGAGTTAAGTCGAGCCGCGAAGCGGGCTCGGCTTGAACGAATTGTTAGGCAGTCCTCGGATTGCTTCCGCCGCAGATTGCTAGGCCTCGACCGCGGCCAAGGCCAGGTCGTTGATACGTTGCACACGCTCGATATGGCGCAGGCCCTCAATAAAGCCGGCAGATAGGAAGATGACGGTTAGATCCCGCTCAGGGTCGATCATCCATGCCGTCGAGGCACCGCCGACCGCCGCAATGCTTTGAGGCGATGCGGTGTGCCCGGTCGCGTTCAGGATGTGCCCACTCCCGCGCATATAACCACCGAGCAAGGTAAAGTGCGCCGCGAAATCGTTGAGGCCCCGCTCTTCGACCTCGAAGGCGGTCGCATCGTTGATCAAGCCGGGCGCATGATCCTGCCGAGCGTAGTCGAAGAGCACGGGTGAGAGAACACGCTGGCCGTGCGCTGTCCCACGCCCGCGGAAAACTTCGGTGAACCGGAAGACATCTTTGATCGTGGAAAACGCATTCCCGCTCGGCATCTCTGCGTCCGCGTCAAGGAACTCATTGAAAAGGCGCAGAAGCATCGGTGTGGTGGGTCCCACATTCGCCTCAGTAAACGACACCGGAACCCGTCGAGGATCGTCGATCGAGCACGCGAAGCTGCTGTCCGCCATGCCCAACGGCGTGAACAAATCTTCTTGGGCAATGCGATTGAAACCGCGCTTTTTCGAATCGGTATTGACCAGGATCTGGCCCAACAGATCGTAGCCCAAGCCCGATGTGTAGATGCATTTGGTGCCGGGACTGTAGGCCGCAGGCAATGCGCACATCGCGGCTGTCTTGACCGCGAGGTTTCCGACCTTGTCCAGGCCAAGCGGAGGCGGAACGAGACCGAACGGCAGCCCCGCGGTGTGCGCCAGCAATTGCCGCACGGTTGCCCGCTGCTTGCCCAGTGCGCCGAAGCCGGGAACGAGGTCCGCGATGCGTGTATCAAGGCCGAAACGGCCTTCATCAATCGCTTTGAGGACGAGCGTCGCGGTATAGGCCTTTGACATCGACATGAGCAGGTATCGATCGTCACCTGATGGAGCCCGACCCGGAGCAACCGTTCCGAAGGTCGCCTGGTAGGCCACCTGACCGTGGCGAGCGACGAGGATTGAAGCGCCAAAGTGCCTTCCGCTGTCGATGTCGGCCTGAATAGAGGCACCAAGCCGGGCGAGCGCATCCTTATTCAAACCAACCGAGGGAGGTGAGAGGTCGAGGTTCATTGAGGTTTAGCCTTCTTTAATTGCTGCTTTGGCGGGCCGATGTCATCGCCTAACGTTTGGTTAAGGGGCCGCGGAACGCGATCCCGAACGAGCGAAGCGAGTGACTTGAACCACCTGTTAGGCAGAGGACTTCGAGCCGGACGCAGGTAATAAATACCGCACTGTGGCCAACCCGCGAGGGCCCTGCAAGCAACATATTGGTTTTTGCTGGGAACGCACTCATGCGGTCTGTTCGCCCCGATACGGCGTTGATGATCGGACTTGAGGCCTGGTAAGCAGCGAATGAGTTCGAGCGTGCACGTTGTTTAACAGCACAACTATGAATAGCTTCTATGCCCGTAACATGCCTCCTGTGCCTTTGCCGCCTAACTATTAATTAGGCGACATTGCTGTCGCATAACACACCTTGAGATGTCTGATAACGTCCATTTTCATGCGGTAATCCCTTGATTTGCATAGACGCGAAAATGGCAAACGCGACTAGGCTAGGTGAAAAAGCGACTTCAAAGGCCACACGTACCAAACCTGCCAAGGCATCGTAATGGCTAGACGCTACTGATCGGCATCAAGACTGTCTTTTTGACGTGTCGAAATTACAGCGAACAAAAGCGGATCAAAGCAGGTGTGAATCGCCACTGGTCTTGTAGGCACTCGATGACCGCTATTGGCTTCAAGCATGGCGCAACCTAATTGTTATTTTTACCGAGTAGTGCGGAGCTTCATGCGGCCGACATAACCGCGTGTAAATGGTTAAATCTGCTTAGGCGAAGTCTTGTAGGGCTTTGATCCGCCGCCACATGAGCACAGGGTTCGAGTACATCGGGAAATGGCCGCAATCAGGAATGCACGCTAGGTGCACGCCTTGTGCTGCAATGTCCTTGAGGTAGGACAGGTGGGAATTGGTCACGCCATACATGTATTGGCGCGGGAATGGCAGGCCTAGAAATTTATCCATCAACTGACCATTGTCGGACAAATCCACCATTGATTCGAAAATGCCGCGCACCGCGCCGGCACGCACTTTGTGCGCCAGGCTTGCGGCATACAGCGCGCTCGCAGGGTCCGATGCCAATCGAGTGCGTTCAATAAAGTCGCGGAAAAATCGTACATCATCACAGCGATGATCGTGGATTTGGCGGCTGAGGAAACAGTCCTCAGGAGCGATGTTGCCCTCGATGTCGACGAAACTCAGCACGCGCGCAGGATCTCCATGAGCCAACATCAGGCCGGTCAAACCTCCCATGGAGTGACCTACCAAGTGGAAAGTGTTGGTCTCAAAATGCTTGAGTACGGCCTGTGCGGTTTTCACCAGGAATGGGATGTTGATGCGCGAGAGGTCGCTGCATTCGGTCTCACCGCAGCCTGGAGCATCGTAGGCAATGAAGGGATGCCCATCGAAAGAAGGCTGCAACGTGATATCGGCGTAGTCCTCTTTTGTGGAGCCAAAACCGTGGAGGAACAGGATGGGCGCTTTAGGCCCACGGCGATGAATCACCGCAAGGTCGAGCTGTATACCGTCGATGTTCAGTGGAATTTTCTCGTGGGTGAAGCGAGCTGGATGGGACACGGGTCGGAGCTCCTATTACAGACATCCTCAATGTTGAACTCGCCATAGGATTTGTAAAATACGAAGCCACGAACCCTGTTATATGCCTAGCCTATGAAAGCAAGGTCTGCTTCGCTTGGTCGATCATGGCATCCACGAGCGGATTCTTATGCTCGCTGTGCCACGCCATGGCCGTAGTCACCACTTTGACCTCCGGGAACAGAGGCCGAATGAGTACGTTTTTAGGCGCGAGCTTGCCCATCGAGCTGGGAACCAAGGCAATGCCCTGGCCGCAGCTGACAAAGGCAACTTGTGACGAGACCGAGCGAACTTGGTGCACTATCCGCGGGGCGAAGCCGCTGGCTTTGCACTGTCCGACCAGATAGTCGAAGTAGACAGGACTCACATCGCGCGAAGCCATCACCAAGGTTTCATCGGCGAGGGACTTGAGGGAGACGGACTTACTCGCGGACAAGGGATGATCGTTGGGGAGTGCTACTGCCAGTCGATCCTCGGACAACGGTAGAGATTGCAAATGCCGACCGAGGTTGCCCTCAAGGCGCGCGAAGGCGATGTCGATATCGCCGGCCTCAAGAGCGGGAATAGCCTCCGCGCTATCGATCTCTCGAACCGATACCGTGATCAGTGGATGATCCTGCTTAAACTGCTCGATCAGCGGGGGCAGTACATCAATCATTGCTGAGGTAATCGCCCCAATCGTCACTACGCCAGCGTGGCCGGCTACGGCCTCGTGTACCGCAAGCTCCAATCGTTCCAGCTGATCAGCAAACTTTCGTACGGCGGGGAGTATGGCAGCTCCCGCAGCGGTCAGGTGAGCGCCTCGGCGAGACCGAGTGAACAGTTGAACCCGTAAGGACTGCTCCAGCGCCTGGATTTGCTCGGTCAATGGCGGCTGTGACATGCCCAGCCGTTTAGCTGCACGGGTGAAGTTTTGGTCTTCAGCTACGGCCAGGAACAGCCATAGATGGCGTATCAAGCGAAAGTTGATCACGGCGCACTTCCATAGGTTTTGGATATGAAAAGCTTAGCTTCTTCGTAATATACGTATCAAATCTCGGCGCAGATACTCAAGCCTCACCTAGCAAGAGGTCTGCAACCGATGAGTTTGAAAGCCCCGCTTGAGCGCCTGGCCGCACTCGACACCAACACGGTGTCGGACGCGCTGGACTTCCTCCAGCTCCCTGGCGCCACTAATGGCCTGATGCCGCTTTGGAAATGCCCAAAGATTGTTGGTCGAGCCAGCACTGTTCAATTGGGGCCCAAGCAGGACGTGGCGCCCACCGTTCACCTGATTACTCCGGTAGTGGAGCAGATCACCACCGATGACCGCGTGCTGGTGATCGCGGGTGGCGTCGATGGTATCTCTAGCTGGGGAGACATCCTGGCGAACGCCGCCCAGCGCAAAGGTATCCGGGGCTCGGTCATCGACGGTTTCAGCCGTGACATCCGCGGCAGCGTGGACATCGGCTATCCGGTCTTCGGCCGCGGCGTGACCATGATCAGCGCCCGTAACCGGCTCATCCAGATAGACGCAGCCGTAAAAGTTCGCATGGCTGGCGTCGAGGTAGAGGAAGGCGACTATGTGATCGCCGATGAATGCGGCACCGTTTTTGTCCCCGCCAATGCCATCGAGAAGGTTCTTGGTCTGGCCGAGCG encodes:
- a CDS encoding molybdopterin molybdotransferase MoeA — translated: MSEPHSPLMPVEQALQRLLALAEATPIEGQELVDLADADGRVLAQPMIAGLDLPPWPNSAMDGYALRLADWQGEALPISQRILAGTAPEALQPGTCARIFTGAPVPLGADTVEMQENVSVADDGRVHFDQALKLAQNIRPQGQENRKGETLLTAGTRLGPVELGLAASIGLAQLPVRRKPRVAVLSTGDELVEPGQLLGAGQIYNSNRYLLVAWLQRLGCEVIDAGILVDDLERTREALGALQDVDLILSTGGVSVGEADFLGIALREAGELALWKLAIKPGKPLTVGKFRGRPVIGLPGNPASTLVTFGLLARPYLLRRLGVQKVEPLGFAVPAGFVWPKPGKRREFLRARLENGRAVPYANQSSGVLRSAAWAEGLAQVLEGTTLQEGDSLHFIPMSELLG
- the moaB gene encoding molybdenum cofactor biosynthesis protein B: MSHKADAPFVPLNIAVLTVSDTRTLETDTSGQLFVDRLKAAGHNLAERVLLKDDLYKIRAQVATWIAEDVVQVVLITGGTGFTGRDSTPEAVACLLDKQVDGFGELFRQISTTDIGTSTIQSRALAGLANGTLVCCLPGSTNACRTGWDGILAEQLDARHRPCNFVPHLKLAAPCESRG
- the mobA gene encoding molybdenum cofactor guanylyltransferase MobA is translated as MPTSAPPQSLSVVLLAGGRGQRMGGRDKGLVQWQERPMIAWLHDQVRPLTDDLIISCNRNHDAYAPYADRLVGDDSADYPGPLAGIRAALQIARHPLLLVLPCDAPRVDRSLLDELIALAGERPVMAKRDGHWEPLFAVVPRSLLPSLEQAWQAGQRSTQRWLHDHQPVALTCAPDDPRLSNVNSPQLLE
- a CDS encoding YgdI/YgdR family lipoprotein; its protein translation is MKQRTTAAFLLAFGLVTLAGCSTPSVITLNDGREIQTVDRPDFDDDTGFYEFEQLDGKRTKVNKDQVRTVKEL
- a CDS encoding serine hydrolase domain-containing protein; translated protein: MNLDLSPPSVGLNKDALARLGASIQADIDSGRHFGASILVARHGQVAYQATFGTVAPGRAPSGDDRYLLMSMSKAYTATLVLKAIDEGRFGLDTRIADLVPGFGALGKQRATVRQLLAHTAGLPFGLVPPPLGLDKVGNLAVKTAAMCALPAAYSPGTKCIYTSGLGYDLLGQILVNTDSKKRGFNRIAQEDLFTPLGMADSSFACSIDDPRRVPVSFTEANVGPTTPMLLRLFNEFLDADAEMPSGNAFSTIKDVFRFTEVFRGRGTAHGQRVLSPVLFDYARQDHAPGLINDATAFEVEERGLNDFAAHFTLLGGYMRGSGHILNATGHTASPQSIAAVGGASTAWMIDPERDLTVIFLSAGFIEGLRHIERVQRINDLALAAVEA
- a CDS encoding alpha/beta fold hydrolase, whose amino-acid sequence is MSHPARFTHEKIPLNIDGIQLDLAVIHRRGPKAPILFLHGFGSTKEDYADITLQPSFDGHPFIAYDAPGCGETECSDLSRINIPFLVKTAQAVLKHFETNTFHLVGHSMGGLTGLMLAHGDPARVLSFVDIEGNIAPEDCFLSRQIHDHRCDDVRFFRDFIERTRLASDPASALYAASLAHKVRAGAVRGIFESMVDLSDNGQLMDKFLGLPFPRQYMYGVTNSHLSYLKDIAAQGVHLACIPDCGHFPMYSNPVLMWRRIKALQDFA
- a CDS encoding LysR substrate-binding domain-containing protein, with amino-acid sequence MINFRLIRHLWLFLAVAEDQNFTRAAKRLGMSQPPLTEQIQALEQSLRVQLFTRSRRGAHLTAAGAAILPAVRKFADQLERLELAVHEAVAGHAGVVTIGAITSAMIDVLPPLIEQFKQDHPLITVSVREIDSAEAIPALEAGDIDIAFARLEGNLGRHLQSLPLSEDRLAVALPNDHPLSASKSVSLKSLADETLVMASRDVSPVYFDYLVGQCKASGFAPRIVHQVRSVSSQVAFVSCGQGIALVPSSMGKLAPKNVLIRPLFPEVKVVTTAMAWHSEHKNPLVDAMIDQAKQTLLS
- a CDS encoding RraA family protein, whose product is MSLKAPLERLAALDTNTVSDALDFLQLPGATNGLMPLWKCPKIVGRASTVQLGPKQDVAPTVHLITPVVEQITTDDRVLVIAGGVDGISSWGDILANAAQRKGIRGSVIDGFSRDIRGSVDIGYPVFGRGVTMISARNRLIQIDAAVKVRMAGVEVEEGDYVIADECGTVFVPANAIEKVLGLAERIDRRQAGMVDAVRAGRSVEEVMHDTQFEAIKVEH